From Plasmodium brasilianum strain Bolivian I chromosome 2, whole genome shotgun sequence, one genomic window encodes:
- a CDS encoding 4-hydroxy-3-methylbut-2-enyl diphosphate reductase, translating into MFFGIRFPFETDRLARFPFSKYLFIFSFKLFLVVVKAEILDCTMIKHPINIFEIRSNVPVHFLKTQNVHNSPFIKKRHKRKDASNPLNFYFINYKKKLKNYTKAQNSRSFSTYYVNGEQRNKNLGEEKECTQMDNGHQNGKGSECKMSPMSDYRSGYTNDIKNSNENNCTDSGKNGGKYCPEKSGEYCSENDAQNLKQTCNNASEGEEKILYLISPRGFCKGVSRAIETVEECLKLFKTKIYVKHKIVHNDIVCKNLEKKGAIFIEDLNDVPDGNILIYSAHGISPQIREIAKKKNLIEIDATCPLVNKVHVYVQVKAKEGYKIILIGHKNHVEVVGTYNEAPDCTYIVENVNDVENLNFLEKQKLFYVTQTTLSMDDCALIVKKLKDKYPNIETIPSGSICYATTNRQGALIQICPQCDLTIVVGSQSSSNAKKLVYASQIRNVPGVLVNTVDEFDFNLLKNVKRIALTSAASTPEELTQKFVQILTNPPFMYSLKIFNGVQENVPKWKLPKNLLSIMKEKNIRG; encoded by the coding sequence ATGTTTTTCGGAATACGTTTTCCTTTCGAGACAGATCGTTTGGCTCGCTTTCCCTTTTCCAAAtacttgttcattttttcttttaagttATTTCTGGTTGTTGTAAAGGCAGAAATATTAGACTGTACGATGATCAAACATcccataaatatatttgaaattcGGTCAAATGTACCTGTACACTTTTTGAAAACTCAAAATGTTCATAATAGtccttttattaaaaaaaggcataaaagaaaagatgcGTCAAAccctttaaatttttactttatcaattataaaaaaaaattaaagaattacACAAAAGCACAGAATTCCAGAAGTTTCAGTACCTATTATGTTAATGGAGAacaaaggaataaaaatttggGGGAGGAAAAGGAGTGTACACAAATGGATAATGGGCATCAAAATGGAAAGGGAAGTGAGTGTAAAATGAGCCCAATGAGTGACTACAGGAGTGGTTATACgaatgatattaaaaattcaaaCGAAAATAATTGCACAGATAGCGGCAAGAATGGCGGTAAATATTGCCCCGAAAAGAGCGGTGAATACTGCTCCGAAAATGATGCACAGAATTTAAAACAAACATGTAACAACGCATCAGAAGgagaggaaaaaatattatatttaataagcCCAAGAGGTTTTTGCAAAGGCGTAAGCAGGGCAATAGAAACAGTAGAAGaatgtttaaaattatttaaaacaaaaatttatgtgAAACATAAAATTGTTCATAATGATATTGTTTGtaaaaatttggaaaaaaaaggagctATATTTATAGAAGATTTAAATGATGTACCGGATgggaatatattaatttattctgCACATGGAATAAGTCCACAAATTAGAGAAatcgcaaaaaaaaaaaatttaattgaaaTTGATGCAACATGCCCATTAGTTAATAaagtacatgtatatgttcaGGTAAAAGCAAAAGAgggatataaaattatattaattggTCATAAAAATCATGTAGAAGTTGTAGGTACATATAATGAAGCACCTGACTGTACATATATCGttgaaaatgtaaatgatgtagaaaatttaaattttctagaaaagcaaaaattattttatgttactCAAACAACTTTAAGTATGGACGATTGTGcattaattgtaaaaaaattaaaagacaAATATCCAAATATTGAAACTATACCCAGTGGATCTATATGTTATGCAACGACAAATAGACAAGGTGCTCTTATACAAATATGCCCACAGTGCGATTTAACAATAGTAGTAGGTAGCCAATCTTCTtcaaatgcaaaaaaattagtttATGCATCGCAAATAAGAAATGTACCTGGGGTATTAGTTAACACTGTTGATGAATTCGATTTTAATCTTctcaaaaatgttaaaagaaTAGCTTTAACTTCAGCTGCATCAACACCTGAGGAGTTAACACAAAAATTTGTGCAAATCTTGACGAACCCTCCATTTATGTACagcttaaaaatttttaatggcGTTCAAGAAAATGTACCAAAGTGGAAACTCCCAAAAAATCTCCTAAGTATTATGAAGGAGAAGAACATAAGGGGTTAA